The Coffea arabica cultivar ET-39 chromosome 2c, Coffea Arabica ET-39 HiFi, whole genome shotgun sequence genome includes the window TTGTTAGCGAGCATTGAAAGGCTATGAAGTGCGTTTTCCATTTGGAAACACTAAAGACTAGTGATAGCATGACAatgaaaagaaaattggaaaaaaaaaagattaagatAAGAAAATCAGTGGCTCAAATTGGGGCATATTAGTGTTGAATTTCAGTTTGAATCTTTTTATTGTTGATAGTATTTTGATGAGCATTAATTTTTTCTACCAGTGGAAATGTGGGATTTAAGAAGCGGAAAAAGGGTAATTATTAGGGAATTAGAATTTAAAATCTATATGTTTTAAGGCATCAGTTTTAAcgattaaatcaaaatttttttgatagTTAAATGAAAGCTCTTAACTTTATTTCaaccacctttttttttaatctttgacATTTAGGAGATGTAAAATTCTAAGAAAAACAGGGATAAGCTCAAGCATTTAAAGATACGAAGCGTTGATCATCAAGCAGACGAGCTTCAATACCTTCAAATTCAATGTTTGTAGTAAAAGACAatgaaaattcttttttttttcttttccacttttaagggggaggggggggggggaagtcAATCGGTCAATACTCCATACATAGTCGCTTCCAATTCATGAGACAAAAACCCAATTGAAACCATTTGGGCCTCCAAGACCTTGTATGGACGAGCTCACATCTTTGACCACCCCACCGAATAACTTAAATTAAAAAGATCTTTGGCAGCCCAATCATGCAGGCAATTTACCCCCAGAGTCCAGGAGGAGAATGGCACCGGTTTGCCGGCCCTAAACCGTACTTAactgaaatatatatatatatatttgtttttggaaactaattttattgttattattttttaaatatttgttAAAATGTTTTTCTAGCAAAGGCGGGATAGGATTTAAGAAATGAAAAGAGGGGAAGAGGAATCTAAATCTAGGACCTCTCACTTCTCAAAAGAGTTTAGATTATGGTACTATAACTTATGGTGCCAGTGTTTTCAGATATGTAAATAAAAGCATGCGTAATATAGAATTTAAAATGGGTAATTGCATTGCCAAAAGTCGAATGACAAtgggaatttttaaaaaaaaaaaaaaaaagtcctatcacacaaggaaaaaagaaggggaaaagaaaaacaaaaagaagagcACCAATGCTATACTTATAAGGTGACCAAACACCTACAAAGGCAACCCAAAGAACAGGAGTGAGTTGTCAGAAATTGCTTTGCATATATACGTGatgatgaatgaaatgaactTCAAAATATAAGCAAGTCCCTTCTCGTGCATCAGTAGTAGTTAGCTCTGAATTTAGATACACTGTTCAGTTGACTTGACACAAATATTGAGGGTGTTTGGATATCTATTATTTGGAGTATTATTTGATAAAATATTATAGATAATGAAAAAATCTGTcagataacaaaaaaatatttggACAACTTTGGTGGCAATTCTTCACTTTCCACGTCCTCATTGCCAGGTTGGACCACGTGGATACATTACTTTAGTCGATATGAGGAGGGATAAAAAAATTGGCCAGCTTTCTCATGCAGACGTACTTTAGCTTCATGCAGCTCAGTGACCCGTAATTTGCCTTGACGAATGCCAGGGTTCTAAACACTGGGGCAAAGCGGAACTCGTCCAAGTTTCATGCAGCTGAGAAGTTAGCCACACAGAGCAACTACTTCCTAAAGGGCCATCAGGCAACTAAGCCATTCGTGTAAACCTCCATTCCCTTTTCCTGCGGACCAGTTTGATGACTCAGACAATGCATACAACTAGAAGAGCATCAGGCAACTAGGAAGTATCCATTGACGGATGTGATGTTGGAGCTCTTGACATCTAAGGTTTATTATAGATTTGCCGCAGACCATAAGATGATGTAAACCTGGGAATATAAGAGCAGATGTTGCAAAAATGCATGCAGTCGTTAAATTCTTGGAGCAGGAGGCAAGCAGtttgagagaaatgaaacaTTCAACACACAATACAAACTTATAATTACATTACACAAGCTGGAGCTGCCGTCTCTATCTTTTACTAGCCACCATTTCCACCTCGAAACTAATACGGCAGCTTGAACTAAGTACAACAAAACATACACCTAAAAAAAGGCGGAGGAATATATGTATCCTCTTCCACATTGAACCTATTAAGTTGCACAACTTCCCATAGATTCAGGGTGGTGTTTATTAGTTGGCCATTGCGAAGTTCCAATGTCTACTACCTTCGCCTGCGTGAACCGGCATGCATTTGATTAGCCATTTCTTCTCTCATTGCATTCCAAGCTGCTATCTCATGTGGGGGCACAGCCAATGGTTGTATATTCGGGTATGGATTACCACCAGCTTCGGCTTGTACTTGTATGTCCTCTTGTTCATATTGCATGAAGTGATCATCGGAGGGTTGAGTTTCCCTTAAGAAATTGTGCAATGCACAACATGCAATAACTACATTGATTTGTGTTTGCATATAGGAATATGGGACAGGTCCCTTCAAATACGCAAATTGTTGTTTCAAGACACCAAAAGAGCGCTCAACTACATTGCGAAGTTGGGAGTAACGGGTATTAAATAGCTCCTTTGGTCCttggcctcgaccacgtccttGCCCAACACGTGAAACACGTCCTCCTTTAAATGGTGCTAAGAATCCCGGCATCATCTTGTATGCCGCATCCACCAGGTAGTACTTGcctaaacataaaaaaattgtGTGGCTAAGCTTCTGAGTTGGCATATTGAAAATGGTGAAAACTTTAAGGGAGGCCTAAGAAATTCTCATAATTGGGATGTCCATAATAATTCCGACTATTGAGGCTTAAGAAAGAAATGGAAGTGGAATACTTTGGATATCTATTTTTGTGGCTGACAAGGATAGGACACGGGTACGactctttgaaaaaaaattactatgcTTCACATATTTGAGAATCTGTTTCGCTTGGTAGCAACCCTGTGCAGAAACTCAAAGGTCAACTCTTTCTACATTGTAAACTTTAAAAAACCTGCCACTAGCCATACGAAAACTGAGACATGTTATTCCATTTTAGTTTGATATGAGAACAGGCACTACGGTCTGCAGTCTAAAAAGGAAGATGTACTACTACAAGAAGACGGGTTTGTATTCCTTAGTCTATTTGccattcatttttcctttccaCCTATTACTGGAAGCACGTCTAAGAATTTATTGAATGCACAATAAAAAATTTGGGAGCAGTTAAGGCCAGACCAAGGGATGCCACTTATAAGTACTCTATGGACAGCAAACACACGTAGGTCCATGTTTGTTCGGCCTAACCAGAAATAAACACAAGCTGTCGAACCTGGGGGTGGAACTGGGAAGTCAGTGTGCATTCGCAGTCACTTTCAAAGACCCGAGCATCGTGTGTGCTTCCCTCCCATCCGGCATAGACATACACAAAGCGCATGTCATGGTCACATACAGCTAAAACGTTCTGAGATTGGGTCCCATGTCTATTAGTGTAGGCCATTTGCTCATTTGTGGGCACCGAAGCAGGGATATGAGTGCCATCCATAGCGCCAATAGCATCCTACATTTTGTTCGAGTAAATCAACTGGCCATTGACATGTACTATTTGCAAAtcgtgaaaccttcaattaaaAAATCATACAGTGGCTATTACGAACTTCTAAAGCAGCAGTTTGGCAAATATAAGCACCATAAGCAAGACTTGGTTCCGTCTATTAGTGTGAAAGcaatatatgtaaatatttgcaTTGAAATAGCCATCTTTTTCGAAACAATAAATGTTTGAGGAGGTATCCCAACATTAACCTTAAACCAATGATAATACTTGGTACTATATCGTATTCTTGGATGCACGTCATTTGTTTCTCTTGGTCGAATAATCCTTTGCACAAATCTACACAGTCCCAACAACACTTCTGCTACATTTCTGTGGATAGTTTCAGTAGAGTGTTGAAATCTCTCTGCCACTACGCAGGTACGCGTGCTATGGCTCAGCATGACTAGAGTCATAGCCAGTGATTCCTCAATAGACACATGCTTGTGCGGATTTTGCGGGACGTAGTTATTTTGAACCAGAATGTCACAAAGTCTCATGAAATTGTCAACCGTTATTCGACAATTCTCCAATATGCGAAGCGGGTGACCAAGGATTAGCTCTCGCACCCACTTCCAACCAGGCATATCTCCAGTTCGGCAGGGTACTTTGATAAGAGGCCCATCATATTGTTCGGCTTCAGGTGCAAAAAGCAAAATTACTGCAACATTGAGAATTGCCTCATCATCATTCTCAGAACTGGTGCCATACGAAGTTGAGAAGTTTGGGATGAAGTTTGCCATGTAGGAACTGGACAAATGTTGCTTACGGTTTCACGAATGGAAAAGTAGGGAAAAAATCAAGGACTTACTAGTGGAAGAAAGATATACCAAGTTTTGGAAAGCTGGTGAAAGAAAGATGGTTGGTGGATGTCTGTTGCATGGTAGGACTGTATTCTCACCTGATTTTAAAGGGCGAGAATGGACatgaatttgataaaaagctgATGTTCTCGAAACTAATTGGGATGCACATGGGATCAGAGTTGTCTGTACCCTCACTCGTCAAGTTATTCTCTTACAAGTCCCCTTTTTTAAAGATGTATAAGGCCCCGTGAATTAACAGTAGCTATCTAAAAAAGCTCACCTTTTTATAAGAGTAAACTTCATAAAGACCTACAAGAATGGAACTATTCTTGACAGTGTGCACTTTAAACACTCTGAGAATATCTCGTCTGTCCATGTCAAAAGATCACACATATTGGGTATGTTGGAGTTATTCTCTTTATATGCACAAGATTCGGGTTTCACACATTATTGTCCTTAGAAGTCCCGTTGCTGTAATCATCCAGATATATGTTTATCTCACATAAAGGcaattttttccaattcttttttttattgaacCAGAGAGTATGCTACTCTCGAGTGCTTTGAAAAATATGCTATctaataaaacaaaaacaacaccTAAGCTTTTTCATAAGGTGGGAAGTGAGCATATGCTTCATCTGCTCAGAAACGTGGGGAggcaataaaatcaatttttcaggATTTGTGTTGTTCTTTCCATGCCTATTGGTTTGACGTATGCAAATGTCTCAGTTCCATAATGGCTGCACCGAATGTCACCTATGAGTTATGTCAACTTGGCATTGAAGAGCTACTGTAGTACTTTAGTTAGGCTTAAATAGCAAAGAGTTAGCATGTAATACTTGAGTTAGGCGCTACATTGTAGTACTTTAGTCCCAAAAAATTGAATTGAAGCATGTAATATGAAAAGCAGTCGACTTTTCTAttaagaaaatgcagcaaatcCTTTATAAAGAAATTCCTATTCAAGCTTAAAATCCAGGTAATACACAAATCCGAAGAGGCCTACTCCTCACATTTCAACTCCTCCTTCAATAATGCGTAAGGAGTCTCTTAATGGCCTGAGCCTAGTACCTCACAATTTTTGCAAGCAGAATGGATACAAGAATAAACAAGAGGAAGCTTAGgcaaaatgaaattaaagaaTTCAGACGTATACATACTTATGGTTCTAACCATCTCACAAGAAGAAAAAACAGCATGCAATTATTTACCAAATAAGAAATTTCTATGCAACTACTTACCAGTGCTCTTCGAAAAGGAGTCTCCTAGCAACTGACAAATTGAATACTCATACAAAACAGCATACAAAGATAGCCCTAATCTCCGCCAAATTAACAGCCCTTAAATTCATGAAATTAGCACATGCAAATCAATCCAGGTTCAACAACATATATACCAAGTTTATGCCACTTTCAAACCAACATATTTAACAAACTTGCACAGTTAAACATTCCAAAGTTTACACCAAATGACTGCCCGTGGGAGCATAAACAGCACTTATCAAAATACTAAACCAAGCATTTTGGGTCATAGCAAACCCaagcaaaatctgatttttgacaACCATGAATGGCCACAACATTAAAAAAGAACTTACTAGCCGATAACGAAAATTTATAAAAGTCATTCAACAAATAGTAAACAAGAACTACGGGCAGCCAATAAACACCGAAACTTCACTTCCCCTCCATCTTCGGGATGATAAACATCTCAATTCAGGTTAACTGCTCATCCCTattgaagctaagaaacagagcTCTAAACTCTTCATCCAGCAACTCCTTCAACAAGAACATATGCAGCCGCTTCTCCAAACCCAAGCTTTTGACAGGTTTTTTGGCAGCAGCTATGGAATATTTCTCTCTGGACTCTTTTTCATTTGCCGCAATACAAGAGAATCTGTTGAAATTGCTAAGCGCTTCTTGGTAGTTTTCAGAGCCCGATCGTCGAGACTTCGCACCTCTAGATCGATCATTCTCATAGCTATAAGCACCACTAGAAATTGGACGCTTGCCAGGATTTCTTGGAACAGGGCTGTCTTCATCGTCTGATAAAAGGAAGTGATGTGGAGGGTCAATAACAGAGCTTGAAGCCACCCCTTTCCCCTTGATGTCACTACTGTCCCCCCTACGTCTCCTTACTCAAGGAGGCACATATTGTGGCGAGAGCTGTGCCAAGGATTGAGCTCGACTGCCAGTGGCGTGTTTGCCACCCATAACCGcatcccattgcatcaccaaaTTAGCATTATTTGGGTGTTGGAACTCCAAATAGTGCTTGTTTATCTATTTGTATGAAGAAGCTAAGTTAGATGCACATTCTATGTACAGCGGGTAGTGCAAAATGTATAAGACAGAGTATGAATTGAAgtacaagaaacaaaaataattcaGGTATTTCCAATTCTTCCAACTTTGAATTCTGTACACAAAATCAATATGATTACATTAGAGCATTTTGTTTTAGTCTCGGACGAAACAATTAGACAGTAAGCTGTTTCACCCTAGTAGAGACGCACTGTTCTGTAATACTATCAGAACTAGAGCAGCAGTAAAATTCCAATAGATAGTAGCCTTTTTCCTACTATGGCTTTCAAAAGCCTACTTTAAAAAGAGCTAATGACAGATAACATGTGTTCTTCCATTCTCACTTTTTCATAAGGAATTGGCATATACGTGACCAAGGTAATTGAGAAAACTAATTATGTAAACGAAAGTCTATAACTACTGCAGAATTTCATGGTTAAGGAAATACAATGGAACATGCATACAATGGTCAGAAATAACCTGGTACAAATAAACCCACTGATCAGCTCTAGCTTGGAAGTATTTATGCTCGGCATCCTACCCTATCCCAGTCTCAGGTTTGGCAGAATCTCCCCGGAGATGAGTGAACAACCTCCATTTCTCCACCATGCGATAGTATTTGGACTGGCATTGGCTTCCAGTGCAATCGAGCCCACACTCTTGGGTCAAGTAGTTGGCCAACGCAGTAAAGTTAGCCAACGTGCTACGAGTTGCCTCCCATTTTCCATTCTGCTGCCACTCCACGTAGGTGCGGACATAAAGATCCTCCTCTCAGGGCAGCCAATATTTTTTGTCAGACATCTATGGAAAAACCAATAAACACATCAGTCTTTTATAAATATGTTGTATGCACAATAGCAGATGAAATAAAATGGCATAGAAAATGATATCTTACGTCAAAGTAGTTTTGTAGGGCCTCGTGAAAGTCGTTAGAGGCACAAGAGGAATGGGCTATGACAGAAGAACTGGGGCTGCGATGGGATTCTGTAACACAATCCAACAATAAGTAAGAAAGGTTCTACATATATTGGATTAGACTATTGGTGCCAAATATAGTGGTACGGCAAGGGGAAAGACTAACCGACGCTTGAACTCTGAATATATGAGTTGCTCACAGGCATAAAAACTTCCTGTAGATCACACATACATCAGCACATCGTGGGTGGTTATAGGGAAAAAATTGACACAAAGCATGGGTAGCAGGATGCCCATAAGTTCATCATCAGACGAAAACGAAGTTTAGAATGCTATCCAAATGCAAATATGTTAAGAATGAGGGAGGCCCATAAATTACTCACACTGTTGAACCAATTGACGAACGTCTTCACCAAGTTTTCTATTTCTAACTGTAAAGCATATTTTGTATTCTATGCCTAAGTCTAAAAAATGACTGTTGTAGGCAAATTGTTTTGACATCTCAGCGTAACTTTAAATAGCAATTCGGATCAACTAGACCGACGACTTGAAAAATTGAAGCATCAGGGTAGATAAGAAAGTAATTCCCTTCAAAAAATTACACAACCGTGAACATCAATTAATGATTCTTCAACTGTAATTAAACGCATATTTGGGAAGAATGCTAGTCACGGAACCCTAATTTAACATTCATGCGATTCATCAAGTACGCAGCAACTTGACAGAAATGGGAGAAATTTTAACAAGGAACTATCGAAATCAAACATGACAAAATTGACCAACCAATTAGACAAGtcttaaaaaagaaattgccgACCACTGTATGGCAGCTTAACGGCGTATTGCAAGGGCAAGGAAAGCAGGGAATATAAGAGCACTTAACTCCTTCCTTTCTAATGCGTTGAACTTGCAATCGATCGATGAAAGGTGAGCCGAATCACATACTACCGCGCTCCAATTGTAGAGGCGCTTCTGTAATTGCAGATCGAAACCTTTGCTTCACAGATTTATAGAACGACGCGCTATTCCAACCTCGCACGCGAAGTGAAATTTGCTATCACTTCATGGCAGAGGAATCAATTCCGCCGGCGCTTGGTAGCAGTAGACTCAGTCTTCCTGATAGTTTCCAAAGGCCTTCATGATGTAGTCGTTGAATAGGTTGGATGATGAAGTAATTGCTCAGCGAAAGAGCTGCTCAGCCGAATAAGTTCTCTGACGAAGGCTTTGATGGAGCAGCTTTCCCTTTGCTTTACTCAGACGGAAGGTGCAACGGTACAAAATATGTAACTGTAAGCAAGTGAAACACAGTAGAAGTGGAGGGCCCCTGTCGGTCAAGACTTGTTAACTCCGAATCGGTACGCCAAGTATATGTCCACGTGGGCCTACACTTCAAGCATCAACTAGATTTGGTTTTGACCATAATGTCCATGCTGGAACATACGAGATGGAATGTACATGTATATTATTCTGGTCTACTCTTTGTTATCCAAACACCAATTTGACATATTTTTTGGAATAAGCCAAAAAATGCCTATCCAAACATACTCATTATCgtttggatagggtattatttgaaatattatttggaataattactatagcactttttgtgatatgatgtatgtgagataaaaaagtgattgaaaatataaaaaggtggattggaaaatatgtttatgatgcaagcgaaatattatttgagatattggAACTATCCAAACAACTTAAACACTAAACCCGAATGAGAAAACATAGAATATAAATGCCAAATTCAGCTTCGACATAAACAGAAAACAGAAAAGGAAGTGCCAACCAAACCAACTTCAACTACTCTCAATTCTAGAAACTATTTCCCCCATCCCGAAACCCGTGAAGTTACGTTTGGACTAAGCCTCCATTGCGGCTTTGGCAATCTGAACAGCTATGTAATTAGGAAAAGTTGCAGGTTGAAGGAAGATTAAAATACAATCGGATTGCAAAAGTGTGATAGACTGCGTTACAATAGATTCCTGCAACGACTGCATGCATCTATGTTGTGATATTGGAGAATATACAAAAGTCGAGGGAGTTTTTTGACCAATGCAATTTCTCCTTTATATATAGAGAAGAAAATGAGTTGTGTCATAGGTTAGCAAAATTCACTTTAAAACGATGTATATTGGGAAACAAATTTCTTGGGTTGAATAAAAGATCTAGCACGAAAGGATTGTGATAAAGCATGCTTGCATTATTAAGTTTAAATCGATATAAATATTAtcgttttgacaaaaaaaaaaaagtaagactAAGCCTCCGTTGCGTgtttaaagaaacaaaaaacacATATAAGTACTAAAAGTACATCTAAATTGTTTGATAGCTAATTTTCTATAACTTAAAAGGAGTCTAATTTTTTATAACTAAAAAGTATTTTTGTTAAAAGTATTTATGTCAGAAATATGATTCTTTGTAAGCAATCGCAAGTCGCAACTCGAGACCTCTTAGTAGCTTTTCGTCAAAGACAGCGAGAAAATCTAGAAACTAAACGCTTTCACGAAAAGCCTGGGAAGCACTGATGAGTCTCGTGAGCCTTGTTCCGTAACGCCTCTATATATTTGATTCTTTTCAGGGAAGCCGTCCTTCGCCACTTTTGTAACGGTCCAAAGAAACCCATCCTTCTTGCTcgtgtcccttttttttttttgggccccCATATTCCTGTGGTGTTTGCTTGTTCCGAGGAATGATGGATGCTTTTGGAAGAGCCAAAGCCTAAAAGCCTGTCAACACTATAATTAATTCCAATTCACTTGATAATCCTATCTTAAGTATACTCAATTAGGTGAAATCTGCATTTGTGGACAAAAAAGCAATCATTTGGTGAGTTTTTAAATATATCCTCGGTTACTTGGTTCTGAAATTTGTCAAGTCATCAGGCAGAAAAGAGGAGTTGCTGATGATGATGCATGATTATTCCTGTTCTCAAAGTGGTGTAGGAAAGAATGCGGATCAAATTATGGATGGATTCAAAGCTTTTAAAATAGGAGAAAAGAAAGCTGGATAAAGTTGCTCGTCCTAAAATAATTGGTACCACTTCAAAAGAAAGAGGATAATGTAGCACAGCCTTCTATGCCTTTCTCATGAGACTGGCTGTTACCTATCCTTTAGTTTTGCCTTTCCACGAAGGAACATCACCTCCAAATACACGGCCTCTTTCGAACAGTAGTTGTTAGTGTTGTTTTTTAGATCCGGATTGGACCAACTGTTCTGACTCAAAACCGTCAAAAATCAACCAAGCCAGTCACCTAATTCGATTGCTTGAGTTGgttttcaaacttttctttctttttttttttttcaagcatAATTTGACTTacctaaattataaaatttttatttattaataggAATAGAAACGCCATCAATTATTATAAACACCAAAATTACTCGTATCCGTAAACGATCTCTAAACCAATAAGTTTTATCCCTATCATCTCATCGATTTATCATCAGCGATTGTGACTTGTATTAGAAAGCCATATTCCCAACAAAAAGATCTGAAATTGGGTATGGTTTGTTTCAATTTAGTCTTGCAAGTAGTTTTAGAGAATGTACATATTTTACTAAGTATATATTTAATTGCAAGCCTAATATTTTTGGAACATTTTGTACTGTTTGCGGAAATATAACCAAgaacttaatttcaatatttctaaaaaattattaaaatataaaataattatgacaTCATACTGATGTCAGCGAATTTTTTAGAATGTTTCAACCAATCCGATCAGTTAACTTCTGATCCAATAGTTTAGTTGAGTTGacatccggtccgagtttaacaCCATTGCTTTTAAATCAGGCACCTTCTTCCCTTTGATGATTTTTTGACTATTTAACTTAAATAGTTTCCCTAGCAAGACTAGATTTCACTTCAGCATTGATTAAAAGACATAACAAAAAACTTCCCCAGGCGTAACCAAAAACTAATTTCCAATCCTAAAATtcttaaaaaagaagaaaaaaaaaaaggggggctCTATCTACACCACTGGCTTTTAAATGAATCTACAGCCCATGCTGTCATCGAAAGGCTTTCATGAAATTTTAGCTTCAAGAAAAGGGTGCAATAGATATTTCAACCACTCCGTCTAATAGAAtttgtattatatataaaaCTCTTTCAATCGTTATTTTGTATTGTTTAGAATTTTTAAAATTCGTGAAAGTATCTACAAATTAAAGGTGAAAATTTactaataaagaaataaaatgataataaactCAAGAAAGGTAAGAGTAACATGTAACTTTCAAAATCATAGTCACGTCGACGAAATCCCTATCTTCCACTAATGACAAGTGGAAAGCTAGCTGGAGAATGGAACATCATCACCAACCACATTCTTCTATATAAAGTCACTCCTCCTTCTATCGGACTCCTTCACCAACCAAACTCATAGCATTTGTATATAAATCACATTCCCCATTAATCGAAGGCTTAACCAGAGAGAGTAATGGAGGGGAAAGAGGAGGATGTAAGGCTGGGAGCCAACAAGTTCTCAGAGAGGCAGCCACTGGGGACCTCAGCACAGACCAAGGACTACAAGGAAGCACCACCTGCTCCCTTGTTTGAGCCTGGTGAGCTGCAGTCATGGTCTTTCTGGAGAGCAGGCATTGCAGAGTTCATGGCGACTTTCCTATTCCTTTACATCACTATCTTGACTGTAATGGGGGTGGCAAGGTCTAATAACAAATGTGCTTCTGTTGGTCTCCAAGGCATTGCTTGGTCCTTTGGTGGCATGATCTTTGCCCTTGTCTACTGCACTGCTGGTGTCTCAGGTACATACGTAGTCCTAATTTCATTGCATGGTCTTACCCTTCTGGAAGCAACAATCTTACTATACATGGTACAAGCAGTTGAAAGTACAATAGTTATCCAGATCATATGGTCATCTGAACTTTCGCTTCAAACATACACAAGATGGCATTTTTCATCTGCTGTGCTGTCTTCTTATAGGTTAAAAACTTGGGTAGAACTGTACGTAGTTTATCTTGATTTTTACTGCTTGTACCATGTGAATCAATACCTGTACCCTGTAAAAGACGCAAGGATTTAAAGCTTTGATCAACTTGTAGTCTAGATCTACTTGCGTGTTATCCATTttgaggttttctttctttgtgtCTTTCTTCAATAATTTCAGTTGCCTAGTTGCAGTAGAAATCAGAATGATCTTCTATACACTATTGGTCCTGGACTTGGTCGTTTATTGTTTCAAGAATTGTTTTTAGGGAGAGCTAAATTAATTTGCAAGTTGTAGCACTAGTTTTGAAACTTGTACAAAATATGAATTTAGGATGAACGGATGTGGATTTCGCATTTTCCTCGTTTCTTTTCAAACTTCTAATAAATTTTAGGGAGTAATTCAAAAGAGATTAGTATGTTAACATTCTTCTGTTTTTGCAAGATCCATGGGCTGGTCATTAAATTGGCTTTACATACTTTGACTGCTTTAAGTTCTTCAAGCTTCACTGGACTTTTGCTTGCAATGatatgtttcttttgtttgatcaCGATCAGGTGGACACATAAATCCAGCAGTGACGTTTGGACTGTTCCTAGCCAGGAAATTGTCCCTAACCAGGGCAATTTTCTACATTGTGATGCAATGCCTTGGCGCAATCTGCGGTGCCGGTGTGGTTAAAGGGTTTCAGCCATCGCTATATGAGAGTAAAAATGGAGGTGCAAACTTTGTGAGCCATGGTTACACCAAGGGCGATGGGCTTGGTGCTGAAATTGTT containing:
- the LOC113724704 gene encoding protein ALP1-like; the protein is MDGTHIPASVPTNEQMAYTNRHGTQSQNVLAVCDHDMRFVYVYAGWEGSTHDARVFESDCECTLTSQFHPQVRQLVFISGKYYLVDAAYKMMPGFLAPFKGGRVSRVGQGRGRGQGPKELFNTRYSQLRNVVERSFGVLKQQFAYLKGPVPYSYMQTQINVVIACCALHNFLRETQPSDDHFMQYEQEDIQVQAEAGGNPYPNIQPLAVPPHEIAAWNAMREEMANQMHAGSRRRRFTSSYGLRQIYNKP
- the LOC113728077 gene encoding probable aquaporin PIP1-2; the protein is MEGKEEDVRLGANKFSERQPLGTSAQTKDYKEAPPAPLFEPGELQSWSFWRAGIAEFMATFLFLYITILTVMGVARSNNKCASVGLQGIAWSFGGMIFALVYCTAGVSGGHINPAVTFGLFLARKLSLTRAIFYIVMQCLGAICGAGVVKGFQPSLYESKNGGANFVSHGYTKGDGLGAEIVGTFILVYTVFSATDAKRNARDSHVPILAPLPIGFAVFLVHLATIPITGTGINPARSLGAAIIYNRDHAWDGHWIFWVGPFVGAALAALYHQVVIRAIPFKSGN